The following are encoded together in the Labrus mixtus chromosome 2, fLabMix1.1, whole genome shotgun sequence genome:
- the LOC132954984 gene encoding uncharacterized protein LOC132954984, producing MGFLHVSVAVLSLLCVGHTAPLTDCDSLVQPLEIQGPEQLLGKWMRVAVSSNNKKLEMAEKNFQDSAWMKLTADNESDVITLTTAVKMFGICLTSTTKLTVRNNTLLPVTTETLNAGPLDKSAQMTLLKTGCSDCLLFHSEINFLGREIGVLILMSKRQNVTAAEMEELQKQAACLNLRQPLSLNFDKGICPEPLSPELDPEEQLKSMAEMYKLVRQEEFIKMMTEFNQMND from the exons ATGGGTTTTCTTCACGTTTCTGTGGCTGTGCTCAGTCTTCTGTGTGTGGGACACACAGCTCCTCTAACCGACTGTGACAGTCTGGTCCAACCTCTGGAAATCCAAGGACCGGAGCAG TTGCTGGGGAAGTGGATGCGTGTAGCAGTGAGCTCAAACAACAAGAAATTGGAGATGGCGGAAAAGAATTTTCAGGACAGCGCCTGGATGAAACTAACCGCTGATAACgagagtgatgtcatcactctAACAACAgcagtaaaaat GTTTGGAATTTGTCTCACATCTACAACTAAGCTGACAGTAAGAAACAACACATTACTGC CGGTAACTACCGAGACCCTGAACGCAG GGCCTCTTGACAAGTCTGCTCAAATGACCCTGCTGAAGACTGGCTGTTCTGATTGTCTGCTgttccactcagaaatcaacttTCTTGGAAGGGAAATTGGAGTACTAATCTTAATGA GTAAGAGACAAAATGTGACTGCTGCAGAGATGGAAGAGTTACAGAAGCAGGCAGCATGTCTAAACTTACGGCAGCCGTTGAGCCTGAACTTTGACAAAG GTATTTGCCCAGAGCCTCTTTCTCCAGAACTGGATCCCGAAGAGCAACTTAAATCCATGGCAGAGATGTATAAGCTTGTAAGACAGGAAGAATTTATCAAAATGATGACTGAGTTTAATCAAATGAATGACTAA